The Ramlibacter pinisoli genome segment AGGTAGATCACGTTGCCGTGCGCATCGCCCAGCACCTGGATCTCGATGTGGCGCGGCTCCTCGACGAACTTCTCGATGAACACGCGGTCGTCGCCAAAGCTGTTGCGCGCCTCGTTGCGGCAGGAGGTGAAGCCCTCGAGCGCCTCCTTGTCATTGAAGGCCACGCGCAGGCCCTTGCCGCCGCCGCCGGCAGACGCCTTGATCATCACCGGGTAGCCGACGTCGCGCGCGATCTGCACGGCCTGCTCGGCCGACTCGATGGCATCGTTCCAGCCGGGGATGGTGTTCACCTTGGCCGCGCCGGCCAGCTTCTTGGAGGCGATCTTGTCGCCCATCGCCGCGATGGAGTGGTGCTTGGGCCCGATGAAGGTGATGCCCTCCTCCTCGACCTTGCGTGCGAACTCCTCGTTCTCGGACAGGAAGCCGTAGCCCGGGTGCACCGCCTGCGCGCCGGTCTGTTTGCAGGCCTCGATGATGCGGTCCATCCGCAGGTAGCTCTCGCGGCTGGGGGCCGGGCCGATGTGCACCGCCTCGTCGGCCAGCTTCACGTGGCGCGCCTCGCGGTCGGCGTCGGAATAGACGGCCACGGTCTTGATGCCCATCTTGCGGGCCGTCTTGATGACGCGGCAGGCGATCTCGCCACGGTTGGCGATCAGGATCTTGTCGAACATGGTCTGCAACCTCTTCAGAGGGGAATGTTCCCGTGCTTGCGCCACGGGTTTTCGAGCTTCTTGTCGCGCAGCATCACCAGCGAGCGGCAGATGCGCTTGCGGGTCTCGTGCGGCAGGATCACGTCGTCGATGAAGCCGCGGGCGCCGGCGACGAAGGGGTTGGCGAAGCGGGCCTTGTACTCGGCCTCGCGGGCGGCCAGCTTGGCCGGCTCGTTCTTGTCCTCGCGGAAGATGATCTCCACCGCGCCCTTGGCGCCCATCACCGCGATCTCGGCGTTCGGCCAGGCGAAGTTGACGTCGCCGCGCAGGTGCTTGGAGCTCATCACGTCGTAGGCGCCGCCATAGGCCTTGCGCGTGATCACCGTCACCTTGGGCACGGTGCACTCGGCGTAGGCGTACAGCAGCTTGGCGCCGTGCTTGATGATGCCGCCGTACTCCTGGCTGGTGCCGGGCATGAAGCCGGGCACGTCCACGAAGGTGATGACGGGGATGTTGAAGGCGTCGCAGAAGCGCACGAAGCGCGCCGCCTTGATCGAGCTCTTGATGTCCAGGCAGCCGGCCAGCACCAGCGGCTGGTTGGCCACGATGCCCACCGTCTGCCCCTCCATGCGGGCGAAACCGATCACGATGTTCTTGGCGTAGTCGGGCTGCAGCTCGAAGAAGTCGCCGTCGTCGACCGTCTTGACGATCAGCTCCTTCATGTCGTACGGCTTGTTCGGGTTGTCCGGCACCAGCGTGTCGAGCGAGTAGTCCATGCGGTCCACCGGGTCGTTGCTCGGGCGGATCGGCGGCTTCTCGCGGTTGTTCAGCGGCAGGTAGTTGTACAGCCGGCGCAGCAGGATGAGCGCCTCGACGTCGTTCTCGAACGCCAGGTCGGCCACGCCGCTGCGGGTGGTGTGCGTGGTGGCGCCGCCCAGTTCCTCGGCCGTCACCTCCTCGTGCGTGACGGTCTTCACCACGTCGGGCCCGGTCACGAACATGTAGGAGCTGTCCTTGACCATGAAGATGAAGTCGGTCATGGCCGGCGAGTACACGGCGCCGCCCGCGCACGGGCCCATCACCATGCTGATCTGGGGCACCACGCCCGAGGCCATCACGTTGCGCTGGAACACGTCGGCATAGCCGCCCAGCGACGCCACGCCCTCCTGGATGCGGGCGCCGCCGGAATCGTTCAGGCCGATCACTGGCGCACCGACCTTCATGGCCTGGTCCATCACCTTGCAGATCTTCTCGGCATGCGCCTCCGACAGCGCGCCGCCGAAGACGGTGAAGTCCTGGCTGAAGACGAACACCAGCCGGCCGTTGATCATCCCGTAGCCGGTGACCACGCCGTCGCCCGGCACCTTGTTGCCTTCCATGCCGAAGTCGTGGCTGCGGTGTTCGACGAACATGTCCCACTCCTCGAACGTGCCTTCGTCGAGCAGCAGCTCGATCCGTTCGCGGGCGGTGAGCTTGCCCTTCCGGTGTTGCGCGTCGATGCGCTTCTGTCCGCCCCCCAGGCGAGCGGCGGCGCGCTTGCGTTCGAGCTGGTCGAGGATGTCTTGCATGAACTTTTCTCCTTGTTCGTGGTCAGGCCGGACCGGCCCCGGCGTCCGTTCCCGGAATGCCGAAGGCAGCCAGCAGGCGCCGCGCCGCGGTGGACGCCGGCAGGCGCCCCTCGTCGACGTCGGCGGAAATGGTCGGCAGCAACTCGCGCACCTGCGCGTCCTGCCGGAAGGCGGACCGCAGGCCGCCCTCGATGCGCTCCCACATCCAGGCCATCGCCTGGTGGCGCCGGCGCTCCTGCAGACGGCCTTCGTCGGTGCGCACCTGGCGGAACCGGACCACGGCGGCCCAGAAGGCCTCGATGCCGGTGTTGCGCAGGGCGCTGAGCTGCAGCACCTGCGGATGCCAGGCGCCGCGCTCGCGGCCGTGCTGGGAGAACAGCCGCAGCGCGCTGGTGATCTGGGCCTGGGCGCGGGTGGCGGCATCGGCGTCGAGGTCGGCCTTGTTGATGACCACCAGGTCGGCCAGCTCCATCACGCCCTTCTTGATCGCCTGCAGGTCGTCCCCGGCATTGGGCAGTTGCATGAGGACGAACATGTCGGTCATGCCGGCCACGGCCGTCTCGCTCTGGCCGACGCCGACCGTCTCGACGATCACCACGTCGTAGCCGGCCGCCTCGCACACCAGCATGGCCTCGCGCGTCTTCTCGGCCACGCCGCCCAGCGTGCCGCTGGAGGGGCTGGGGCGGATGTAGGCCATCGGGTGCACCGACAGGTGCTCCATGCGGGTCTTGTCGCCCAGGATGGAGCCGCCCGAGACGCTGCTGGACGGGTCGATGGTGAGCACCGCGACCTTGTGGCCCTGCGCGATCAGGTGCAGCCCGAGCGCCTCGATGAAGGTGCTCTTGCCGACGCCGGGCACGCCGGAGATGCCGAGGCGGAACGACGTCCCCGTGTGCGGCAGCAGCTCGGTGAGCAGGACGTCGGCCTGGACACGGTGGTCGGGGCGGGTCGACTCGAGCAGGGTGATGGCCTTGGCGATGGCCCGGCGCTGCTGCGCGCCCTCACCATCCACCACCGCCCCGGCAAGCGGATGCGCCATGGTCACGGGAGCTGGATCCCGGCCGATGCGGGGATTGCGTGGATGCCCGTGACAACGGGGACGACGTGGATCCCCGCGAAATCGGGGATGGCGTGGATCCCCGCCTTCGCGGGGATGACGCGGTTCAACGCGCCATGGGCGCGGCTCACCGTGTCACCTTGCGGATCTGCTCCAGCACGTCCTTGGCGCTGGCGGGGATGGGCGTGCCGGGTCCGTAGATGCCCTTGACGCCGGCCTCGTACAGGTAGGCGTAGTCCTGCTGCGGGATCACGCCGCCGACGAACACGATGATGTCGTCGGCGCCCTGCTCCCTCAGCTCCTGGATGATGGCCGGCACCAGCGTCTTGTGGCCGGCCGCCAGGGTGGAGACGCCGACGGCATGCACGTCGTTCTCGATCGCCTGGCGCGCGCACTCCTGCGGCGTCTGGAACAGCGGCCCCATGTCGACGTCGAAGCCCAGGTCGGCGTAGGCGGTGGCCACCACCTTGGCGCCGCGGTCGTGGCCGTCCTGCCCCAGCTTGGCGACCATCACGCGCGGGCGGCGGCCCTGCTCGCGGGCGAACGTGTCGATCTCGCCCTTCAGTCTGTCCCAGCCCTCGGCCGAGTCGTAGGCAGCCGCGTACACACCGGTCACCTTCTGCGTATCGGCGCGGTGGCGCCCGAACACCTTCTCCAGCGCATCGGACACCTCGCCGACCGTGGCACGCAGGCGCATCGCCCGGATGCTCAGGTCGAGCAGGTTGCCGTCGCCGTTCCTGGCCGCCGTTGTCAGGGCCTCCAGCGCCGCCTGCACCTGGGCCTGGTCGCGCGTGGCGCGGATGCCGTTCAGCCGGGCGACCTGCTGCTCGCGCACCATGTGGTTGTCGACCTCGAGGATCTCGATCGGATCCTCCTTGGCCAGCCGGTACTTGTTGACGCCGACGATCACGTCCTTGCCGGAGTCGATGCGGGCCTGCTTCTCGGCGGCAGCCGCCTCGATCTTCAGCTTGGCCCAGCCCGAGTCGACGGCCCGCGTCATGCCGCCCATGGCCTCGACTTCCTCGATGATGGCCCAGGCCGCGTCGGCCATGTCCTGGGTGAGCTTCTCCATCATGTAGCTGCCGGCCCAGGGGTCGATGACGCTGGGGATGTGCGTCTCTTCCTGCAGGATCAGCTGGGTGTTGCGGGCGATGCGCGAGGACGTCTCGCTGGGCAGCGCGATGGCCTCGTCGAAGCTGTTGGTGTGCAGCGACTGGGTGCCGCCGAACACCGCGGCCATCGCCTCGATGGTGGTGCGCACCACGTTGTTGTAGGGGTCCTGCTCGGTGAGCGACCAGCCCGAGGTCTGGCAGTGCGTGCGCAGCATCAGGCTCTTTGGGTTCTTCGCGCCGAAGCCCTTCATGATGCGGCACCACAGCAGGCGGGCGGCGCGCATCTTCGCGATCTCGAGATAGAAGTTCATCCCGATCGCCCAGAAGAACGACAGGCGGCCGGCGAAGTCGTCCACGCCCAGCCCCTTGGCGGTGGCGGTCTTCACGTACTCCTTGCCGTCGGCCAGCGTGAACGCCAGTTCCAGCGCCTGGTTCGCGCCCGCCTCCTGCATGTGGTAGCCGGAGATCGAGATCGAGTTGAACTTCGGCATCTTCTGCGCGGTGTACTCGATGATGTCGCCGATGATCCGCATGCTCGGCTCGGGCGGGTAGATGTAGGTGTTGCGGACCATGAACTCCTTGAGGATGTCGTTCTGGATGGTCCCCGACAGCTGGTCCTGCCGCACGCCCTGCTCTTCCGCCGCCACCACGTAGCCGGCCAGCACCGGCAGCACGGCACCGTTCATGGTCATGGACACGCTCACCTGGTCGAGCGGGATGCCGTCGAACAGGATCTTCATGTCCTCCACCGAGTCGATCGCCACGCCGGCCTTGCCGACGTCGCCGGTCACGCGCGGATGGTCGCTGTCGTAGCCGCGGTGGGTGGCCAGATCGAAAGCGACCGACACGCCCTGCCCGCCCGCGGCCAGCGCCTTGCGATAGAAGGCGTTGGATTCCTCGGCGGTGGAAAAACCCGCGTACTGGCGGATGGTCCACGGCCGCACGGCGTACATCGTGGCCTGGGGCCCGCGGATGTAGGGCGCGAACCCGGGCAGGGTGTCGGTGTTCGGCAGGCCCTGCAGGTCGGCCGCCGTGTACAGCGGCTTGACGGTGATGCCGTCGGGCGTCACCCAGTTCAGGGCGTCGACGCTGCCGCCCGGGGCGGACTTGGCCGCCGCTTTCTTCCAGAGGTCCAGGTCCGGGGTATCGCTCATGTCTCGCTTCGGGTCGGTCATAACATCGCAATCTTCGCAAAAACCGGGCGATCGGACAACGGCTAAACTGTCCCTTAG includes the following:
- a CDS encoding acyl-CoA carboxylase subunit beta produces the protein MQDILDQLERKRAAARLGGGQKRIDAQHRKGKLTARERIELLLDEGTFEEWDMFVEHRSHDFGMEGNKVPGDGVVTGYGMINGRLVFVFSQDFTVFGGALSEAHAEKICKVMDQAMKVGAPVIGLNDSGGARIQEGVASLGGYADVFQRNVMASGVVPQISMVMGPCAGGAVYSPAMTDFIFMVKDSSYMFVTGPDVVKTVTHEEVTAEELGGATTHTTRSGVADLAFENDVEALILLRRLYNYLPLNNREKPPIRPSNDPVDRMDYSLDTLVPDNPNKPYDMKELIVKTVDDGDFFELQPDYAKNIVIGFARMEGQTVGIVANQPLVLAGCLDIKSSIKAARFVRFCDAFNIPVITFVDVPGFMPGTSQEYGGIIKHGAKLLYAYAECTVPKVTVITRKAYGGAYDVMSSKHLRGDVNFAWPNAEIAVMGAKGAVEIIFREDKNEPAKLAAREAEYKARFANPFVAGARGFIDDVILPHETRKRICRSLVMLRDKKLENPWRKHGNIPL
- the meaB gene encoding methylmalonyl Co-A mutase-associated GTPase MeaB, encoding MAHPLAGAVVDGEGAQQRRAIAKAITLLESTRPDHRVQADVLLTELLPHTGTSFRLGISGVPGVGKSTFIEALGLHLIAQGHKVAVLTIDPSSSVSGGSILGDKTRMEHLSVHPMAYIRPSPSSGTLGGVAEKTREAMLVCEAAGYDVVIVETVGVGQSETAVAGMTDMFVLMQLPNAGDDLQAIKKGVMELADLVVINKADLDADAATRAQAQITSALRLFSQHGRERGAWHPQVLQLSALRNTGIEAFWAAVVRFRQVRTDEGRLQERRRHQAMAWMWERIEGGLRSAFRQDAQVRELLPTISADVDEGRLPASTAARRLLAAFGIPGTDAGAGPA
- the scpA gene encoding methylmalonyl-CoA mutase, whose amino-acid sequence is MSDTPDLDLWKKAAAKSAPGGSVDALNWVTPDGITVKPLYTAADLQGLPNTDTLPGFAPYIRGPQATMYAVRPWTIRQYAGFSTAEESNAFYRKALAAGGQGVSVAFDLATHRGYDSDHPRVTGDVGKAGVAIDSVEDMKILFDGIPLDQVSVSMTMNGAVLPVLAGYVVAAEEQGVRQDQLSGTIQNDILKEFMVRNTYIYPPEPSMRIIGDIIEYTAQKMPKFNSISISGYHMQEAGANQALELAFTLADGKEYVKTATAKGLGVDDFAGRLSFFWAIGMNFYLEIAKMRAARLLWCRIMKGFGAKNPKSLMLRTHCQTSGWSLTEQDPYNNVVRTTIEAMAAVFGGTQSLHTNSFDEAIALPSETSSRIARNTQLILQEETHIPSVIDPWAGSYMMEKLTQDMADAAWAIIEEVEAMGGMTRAVDSGWAKLKIEAAAAEKQARIDSGKDVIVGVNKYRLAKEDPIEILEVDNHMVREQQVARLNGIRATRDQAQVQAALEALTTAARNGDGNLLDLSIRAMRLRATVGEVSDALEKVFGRHRADTQKVTGVYAAAYDSAEGWDRLKGEIDTFAREQGRRPRVMVAKLGQDGHDRGAKVVATAYADLGFDVDMGPLFQTPQECARQAIENDVHAVGVSTLAAGHKTLVPAIIQELREQGADDIIVFVGGVIPQQDYAYLYEAGVKGIYGPGTPIPASAKDVLEQIRKVTR